The Kogia breviceps isolate mKogBre1 chromosome 4, mKogBre1 haplotype 1, whole genome shotgun sequence genome window below encodes:
- the PRKCSH gene encoding glucosidase 2 subunit beta, translating to MLLVLLLLPMCWAVEVKRPRGVSLTNHHFYDESKPFTCLDGSASVPFDQVNDDYCDCKDGSDEPGTAACPNGSFHCTNTGYKPLYISSRWVNDGVCDCCDGTDEYNSGIVCENTCKEKGRKERETLQQMAEVTREGFRLKKILIEDWKKVREEKQKKLIELQAGKKSLEDQVELLRTLKEEAEKPEKEAKDQHRKLWEEQLAASKARREQELAISAFQELDDDMDGAVSMAELQTHPELDTDGDGALSEGEAQTLLGGDTQTDAASFSDRIWAAIRDKYRSEVLPTDPPSPSAPDLTEPKEEQPPVPSQPTEEEDEEEEETEEEEEEGEEGEEEDSQVPGEQPKETPPPVVPPQTASPTEEDKMPPYDEQTQAFINAAQEARNKFEEAERSLKDVEESIRNLEQEISFDFGPHGEFAYLYSQCYELTTNEYVYRLCPFKLVSQKPKLGGSPTSLGTWGSWAGPDHDKFSAMKYEQGTGCWQGPNRSTTVRLLCGKETVVTSTTEPSRCEYLMELMTPAACPEPPPEPPAGDHDEL from the exons ATGTTAttagtgctgctgctgctgcccatgTGTTGGGCCGTGGAGGTCAAGCGACCCCGGGGCGTCTCCCTCACCA ACCATCACTTTTACGATGAGTCCAAGCCTTTCACTTGCCTGGATGGTTCTGCCAGTGTCCCTTTTGATCAGGTCAATGACGATTACTGTGACTGCAAGGATGGCTCAGATGAACCAG GCACAGCCGCCTGTCCCAACGGCAGCTTCCACTGCACCAACACTGGTTACAAACCCCTGTACATCTCCTCCAGATGGGTCAACGATGGAGTTTGTG ACTGCTGCGACGGGACAGACGAATACAACAGCGGGATCGTCTGCGAGAACACTTGCAA agaGAAGGGCCGTAAGGAGAGAGAGACTCTACAGCAGATGGCGGAGGTGACCCGCGAGGGGTTCCGCCTGAAAAAGATCCTAATTGAGGACTGGAAGAAGGTCCGAGAGGAGAAGCAG AAAAAGCTCATTGAGCTGCAGGCTGGAAAGAAGTCACTGGAGGACCAGGTGGAGTTGCTGCGGACACTGAAGGAAGAAGCTGAGAAGCCAGAGAAGGAGGCCAAGGACCAGCACCGGAAGCTGTGGGAAG AGCAGCTGGCCGCCTCCAAGGCCCGGCGGGAGCAGGAGCTGGCGATCAGTGCCTTCCAGGAGCTGGACGACGACATGGATGGGGC GGTCTCCATGGCCGAGCTGCAGACCCACCCGGAGCTGGACACAGATGGGGACGGGGCATTATCAGAAGGGGAAGCCCAG ACCCTCCTCGGGGGAGACACGCAGACAGATGCTGCTTCCTTCTCTGACCGCATCTGGGCTGCCATCCGGGACAAGTACCGGTCCGAG GTGCTGCCCACCGACCCGCCGTCGCCTTCTGCACCCGACTTGACGGAGCCCAAGGAGGAGCAGCCCCCGGTGCCCTCACAGCCCAcagaggaggaggacgaggaagaagaggagacagaggaggaggaggaggagggggaggagggggaggaagaggattcCCAGGTGCCAGGGGAGCAGCCCAAG gagaCCCCTCCTCCAGTCGTGCCCCCCCAGACAGCCAGCCCCACAGAGGAGGACAAAATGCCACCCTATGATGAGCAGACACAGGCCTTCATCAATG ctgCCCAGGAGGCCCGCAACAAGTTTGAAGAGGCTGAGCGGTCCCTGAAGGACGTGGAGGAGTCCATCAG GAACCTGGAGCAGGAGATTTCCTTTGATTTTGGTCCCCACGGCGAGTTTGCCTACCTGTACAGCCAGTGCTACGAGCTCACCACCAATGA GTACGTCTACCGGCTCTGCCCCTTCAAGCTTGTCTCGCAGAAACCCAAACTCGGTGGCTCCCCCACCAGCCTCGG CACCTGGGGCTCGTGGGCCGGCCCCGACCACGACAAGTTCAGCGCCATGAAGTATGAGCAGGGCACGGGCTGCTGGCAGGGTCCCAACCGCTCCACCACT GTGCGCCTGCTGTGTGGGAAGGAGACAGTGGTGACGAGCACCACGGAGCCCAGCCGCTGTGAGTACCTCATGGAGCTGATGACACCGGCCGCCTGCCCGGAGCCGCCACCGGAACCGCCCGCGGGCGACCACGATGAGCTctag
- the ODAD3 gene encoding outer dynein arm-docking complex subunit 3 isoform X2, whose amino-acid sequence MTSPLCWAASANSMPSQGQISALSKVKGRQAQSEPYHPRGKGPVQAWHSLYSKAAPFHSREGKSAVYTQVAELQSKIQLLEGDQKAFYESTQCSIKKNQETINQLHEETRALQLQLTDLLQRDEKVIQAVIRKWKSEKPYLKNRTSQKALEHLDHRLSEKVKQLNALRYQLGLRQKWLEELQLQHSLRELEMAEAKDSNTEVAKTMRNLENRLEKAQMKVEEAEHITNVYLQLKAYLQEESLRLENRLDFMEAEVVRTKRQLEKLNLMNQEALNARDIAKNQLQHLEETVFRERKKRERYLTQCKKRAEERKLQNERMERKVGIPGTQQEQVLLQSDDRLQDSMRSKEEALRRLWNTYQMEVLFGKVKDATGVAETHAVVRRFLAQGDNFTQLETLKNENQQTLMRLKQEKQQLQRELEDFKYSGEAMLVSEQRLHDELQGRIKAGEQRCADTQDRLELSMQAMQMAKEGLEHLAGKLNHILVAGPAHEEALQDVRGGASTQEAGRFAEKELDPKAGDYLPNLLGLVEEKLLKLQAQLQNHNVPEMLRHIADREFYSTLEGKLPKYNTRIALPVAGRKDRFFDEEESEDKYSNVVTRAELKRRSQKLIESRSKKTSRSRRS is encoded by the exons ATGACGTCTCCCCTGTGCTGGGCGGCCTCCGCCAACTCCATGCCTTCTCAGGGCCAGATTTCAGCTCTCTCCAAAGTCAAGGGTAGGCAGGCTCAGAGCGAGCCCTACCACCCTCGAGGCAAGGGCCCGGTGCAGGCCTGGCACTCACTCTATTCCAAGGCGGCACCTTTCCACTCCCGCGAGGGGAAGTCCGCTGTGTACACGCAGGTGGCTGAGTTACAAAGCAAGATACAACTGTTAG AGGGTGACCAGAAGGCCTTTTATGAGAGCACCCAGTGCAGCATCAAAAAGAATCAGGAGACCATCAACCAGCTCCATGAGGAGACCAGGGCGCTGCAATTACAGTTGACAGACCTGCTCCAG AGAGATGAGAAAGTGATCCAGGCAGTGATTCggaaatggaaatcagagaagccGTACCTGAAGAACAGGACAAGCCAG AAGGCTCTGGAGCACCTGGACCACCGGCTGAGCGAGAAGGTGAAGCAGCTGAATGCTCTTCGGTACCAGCTGGGGCTGCGACAGAAGTGGCTGGAGGAGCTCCAGCTGCAGCACAGTCTGCGTGAGCTGGAGATGGCAGAGGCGAAAGATAGCAACACAGAGGTGGCCAAG ACCATGCGGAACCTGGAGAACCGCCTGGAGAAGGCCCAGATGAAGGTGGAGGAGGCCGAACACATCACCAATGTGTACCTGCAGCTCAAGGCCTATCTACAG GAGGAGAGCCTTCGCTTGGAGAACCGGCTGGACTTCATGGAGGCTGAGGTGGTGAGAACGAAACGCCAGCTGGAGAAACTGAACCTAATGAATCAGGAGGCGCTTAACGCGAGGGACATCGCCAAG AACCAGCTGCAGCATCTGGAAGAGACAGTGTTCCGAGAGCGCAAAAAGCGCGAACGCTACCTAACACAGTGCAAGAAGCGCGCGGAGGAGAGGAAACTGCAGAACGAACGCATGGAGCGCAAAGTGGGCATACCAGGG acccagcaggagcaggtGCTGCTGCAGTCCGACGACAGGCTCCAGGACAGCATGCGCTCCAAAGAGGAGGCGCTGCGGCGGCTCTGGAACACGTACCAGATGGAGGTGCTCTTCGGCAAGGTCAAGGACGCCACCGGCGTGGCGGAAACGCAC GCGGTGGTGCGGCGGTTCCTGGCACAGGGCGACAACTTCACGCAGTTGGAGACGCTCAAAAACGAAAACCAGCAGACGCTGATGAGGCTGAAGCAAGAGAAGCAGCAGCTGCAGCGGGAGCTCGAAGACTTCAAATACTCAGGGGAGGCCATGCTGGTGAG CGAGCAGAGGCTGCACGACGAGTTGCAGGGGCGCATCAAGGCTGGGGAGCAGCGGTGCGCTGACACACAGGATCGGCTGGAGCTCTCCATGCAGGCAATGCAAATGGCCAAAGAGGGCCTGGAACACCTGGCTGGCAAACTGAACCACATCCTAGTGGCAGGCCCCGCCCACGAGGAAGCCCTGCAAGACGTGAGAGGCGGTGCCAGCACGCAG GAGGCCGGCCGCTTTGCGGAAAAGGAGCTGGATCCCAAGGCAGGTGACTATCTGCCCAACCTACTGGGCCTCGTGGAGGAAAAACTGTTGAAGCTACAGGCGCAACTCCAGAACCACAACGTGCCAGAGATGCTGCGCCACATCGCCGACCGCGAG ttctACTCCACCCTAGAGGGAAAGCTGCCGAAGTACAACACCCGCATCGCCCTGCCTGTTGCCGGTCGCAAGGACAGGTTCTTCG ACGAAGAGGAGAGCGAGGACAAATACAGCAACGTGGTGACCCGTGCGGAGCTCAAGAGGCGCTCCCAGAAATTAATCGAATCCCGCAGCAAGAAGACCAGTCGCTCGCGGAGGTCCTAG
- the ODAD3 gene encoding outer dynein arm-docking complex subunit 3 isoform X1, translated as MTSPLCWAASANSMPSQGQISALSKVKGRQAQSEPYHPRGKGPVQAWHSLYSKAAPFHSREGKSAVYTQVAELQSKIQLLEGDQKAFYESTQCSIKKNQETINQLHEETRALQLQLTDLLQRDEKVIQAVIRKWKSEKPYLKNRTSQKALEHLDHRLSEKVKQLNALRYQLGLRQKWLEELQLQHSLRELEMAEAKDSNTEVAKTMRNLENRLEKAQMKVEEAEHITNVYLQLKAYLQEESLRLENRLDFMEAEVVRTKRQLEKLNLMNQEALNARDIAKNQLQHLEETVFRERKKRERYLTQCKKRAEERKLQNERMERKVGIPGQTQQEQVLLQSDDRLQDSMRSKEEALRRLWNTYQMEVLFGKVKDATGVAETHAVVRRFLAQGDNFTQLETLKNENQQTLMRLKQEKQQLQRELEDFKYSGEAMLVSEQRLHDELQGRIKAGEQRCADTQDRLELSMQAMQMAKEGLEHLAGKLNHILVAGPAHEEALQDVRGGASTQEAGRFAEKELDPKAGDYLPNLLGLVEEKLLKLQAQLQNHNVPEMLRHIADREFYSTLEGKLPKYNTRIALPVAGRKDRFFDEEESEDKYSNVVTRAELKRRSQKLIESRSKKTSRSRRS; from the exons ATGACGTCTCCCCTGTGCTGGGCGGCCTCCGCCAACTCCATGCCTTCTCAGGGCCAGATTTCAGCTCTCTCCAAAGTCAAGGGTAGGCAGGCTCAGAGCGAGCCCTACCACCCTCGAGGCAAGGGCCCGGTGCAGGCCTGGCACTCACTCTATTCCAAGGCGGCACCTTTCCACTCCCGCGAGGGGAAGTCCGCTGTGTACACGCAGGTGGCTGAGTTACAAAGCAAGATACAACTGTTAG AGGGTGACCAGAAGGCCTTTTATGAGAGCACCCAGTGCAGCATCAAAAAGAATCAGGAGACCATCAACCAGCTCCATGAGGAGACCAGGGCGCTGCAATTACAGTTGACAGACCTGCTCCAG AGAGATGAGAAAGTGATCCAGGCAGTGATTCggaaatggaaatcagagaagccGTACCTGAAGAACAGGACAAGCCAG AAGGCTCTGGAGCACCTGGACCACCGGCTGAGCGAGAAGGTGAAGCAGCTGAATGCTCTTCGGTACCAGCTGGGGCTGCGACAGAAGTGGCTGGAGGAGCTCCAGCTGCAGCACAGTCTGCGTGAGCTGGAGATGGCAGAGGCGAAAGATAGCAACACAGAGGTGGCCAAG ACCATGCGGAACCTGGAGAACCGCCTGGAGAAGGCCCAGATGAAGGTGGAGGAGGCCGAACACATCACCAATGTGTACCTGCAGCTCAAGGCCTATCTACAG GAGGAGAGCCTTCGCTTGGAGAACCGGCTGGACTTCATGGAGGCTGAGGTGGTGAGAACGAAACGCCAGCTGGAGAAACTGAACCTAATGAATCAGGAGGCGCTTAACGCGAGGGACATCGCCAAG AACCAGCTGCAGCATCTGGAAGAGACAGTGTTCCGAGAGCGCAAAAAGCGCGAACGCTACCTAACACAGTGCAAGAAGCGCGCGGAGGAGAGGAAACTGCAGAACGAACGCATGGAGCGCAAAGTGGGCATACCAGGG cagacccagcaggagcaggtGCTGCTGCAGTCCGACGACAGGCTCCAGGACAGCATGCGCTCCAAAGAGGAGGCGCTGCGGCGGCTCTGGAACACGTACCAGATGGAGGTGCTCTTCGGCAAGGTCAAGGACGCCACCGGCGTGGCGGAAACGCAC GCGGTGGTGCGGCGGTTCCTGGCACAGGGCGACAACTTCACGCAGTTGGAGACGCTCAAAAACGAAAACCAGCAGACGCTGATGAGGCTGAAGCAAGAGAAGCAGCAGCTGCAGCGGGAGCTCGAAGACTTCAAATACTCAGGGGAGGCCATGCTGGTGAG CGAGCAGAGGCTGCACGACGAGTTGCAGGGGCGCATCAAGGCTGGGGAGCAGCGGTGCGCTGACACACAGGATCGGCTGGAGCTCTCCATGCAGGCAATGCAAATGGCCAAAGAGGGCCTGGAACACCTGGCTGGCAAACTGAACCACATCCTAGTGGCAGGCCCCGCCCACGAGGAAGCCCTGCAAGACGTGAGAGGCGGTGCCAGCACGCAG GAGGCCGGCCGCTTTGCGGAAAAGGAGCTGGATCCCAAGGCAGGTGACTATCTGCCCAACCTACTGGGCCTCGTGGAGGAAAAACTGTTGAAGCTACAGGCGCAACTCCAGAACCACAACGTGCCAGAGATGCTGCGCCACATCGCCGACCGCGAG ttctACTCCACCCTAGAGGGAAAGCTGCCGAAGTACAACACCCGCATCGCCCTGCCTGTTGCCGGTCGCAAGGACAGGTTCTTCG ACGAAGAGGAGAGCGAGGACAAATACAGCAACGTGGTGACCCGTGCGGAGCTCAAGAGGCGCTCCCAGAAATTAATCGAATCCCGCAGCAAGAAGACCAGTCGCTCGCGGAGGTCCTAG
- the ODAD3 gene encoding outer dynein arm-docking complex subunit 3 isoform X3: MTSPLCWAASANSMPSQGQISALSKVKGRQAQSEPYHPRGKGPVQAWHSLYSKAAPFHSREGKSAVYTQVAELQSKIQLLEGDQKAFYESTQCSIKKNQETINQLHEETRALQLQLTDLLQRDEKVIQAVIRKWKSEKPYLKNRTSQKALEHLDHRLSEKVKQLNALRYQLGLRQKWLEELQLQHSLRELEMAEAKDSNTEVAKTMRNLENRLEKAQMKVEEAEHITNVYLQLKAYLQEESLRLENRLDFMEAEVVRTKRQLEKLNLMNQEALNARDIAKNQLQHLEETVFRERKKRERYLTQCKKRAEERKLQNERMERKVGIPGQTQQEQVLLQSDDRLQDSMRSKEEALRRLWNTYQMEVLFGKVKDATGVAETHAVVRRFLAQGDNFTQLETLKNENQQTLMRLKQEKQQLQRELEDFKYSGEAMLVSEQRLHDELQGRIKAGEQRCADTQDRLELSMQAMQMAKEGLEHLAGKLNHILVAGPAHEEALQDVRGGASTQELDPKAGDYLPNLLGLVEEKLLKLQAQLQNHNVPEMLRHIADREFYSTLEGKLPKYNTRIALPVAGRKDRFFDEEESEDKYSNVVTRAELKRRSQKLIESRSKKTSRSRRS, from the exons ATGACGTCTCCCCTGTGCTGGGCGGCCTCCGCCAACTCCATGCCTTCTCAGGGCCAGATTTCAGCTCTCTCCAAAGTCAAGGGTAGGCAGGCTCAGAGCGAGCCCTACCACCCTCGAGGCAAGGGCCCGGTGCAGGCCTGGCACTCACTCTATTCCAAGGCGGCACCTTTCCACTCCCGCGAGGGGAAGTCCGCTGTGTACACGCAGGTGGCTGAGTTACAAAGCAAGATACAACTGTTAG AGGGTGACCAGAAGGCCTTTTATGAGAGCACCCAGTGCAGCATCAAAAAGAATCAGGAGACCATCAACCAGCTCCATGAGGAGACCAGGGCGCTGCAATTACAGTTGACAGACCTGCTCCAG AGAGATGAGAAAGTGATCCAGGCAGTGATTCggaaatggaaatcagagaagccGTACCTGAAGAACAGGACAAGCCAG AAGGCTCTGGAGCACCTGGACCACCGGCTGAGCGAGAAGGTGAAGCAGCTGAATGCTCTTCGGTACCAGCTGGGGCTGCGACAGAAGTGGCTGGAGGAGCTCCAGCTGCAGCACAGTCTGCGTGAGCTGGAGATGGCAGAGGCGAAAGATAGCAACACAGAGGTGGCCAAG ACCATGCGGAACCTGGAGAACCGCCTGGAGAAGGCCCAGATGAAGGTGGAGGAGGCCGAACACATCACCAATGTGTACCTGCAGCTCAAGGCCTATCTACAG GAGGAGAGCCTTCGCTTGGAGAACCGGCTGGACTTCATGGAGGCTGAGGTGGTGAGAACGAAACGCCAGCTGGAGAAACTGAACCTAATGAATCAGGAGGCGCTTAACGCGAGGGACATCGCCAAG AACCAGCTGCAGCATCTGGAAGAGACAGTGTTCCGAGAGCGCAAAAAGCGCGAACGCTACCTAACACAGTGCAAGAAGCGCGCGGAGGAGAGGAAACTGCAGAACGAACGCATGGAGCGCAAAGTGGGCATACCAGGG cagacccagcaggagcaggtGCTGCTGCAGTCCGACGACAGGCTCCAGGACAGCATGCGCTCCAAAGAGGAGGCGCTGCGGCGGCTCTGGAACACGTACCAGATGGAGGTGCTCTTCGGCAAGGTCAAGGACGCCACCGGCGTGGCGGAAACGCAC GCGGTGGTGCGGCGGTTCCTGGCACAGGGCGACAACTTCACGCAGTTGGAGACGCTCAAAAACGAAAACCAGCAGACGCTGATGAGGCTGAAGCAAGAGAAGCAGCAGCTGCAGCGGGAGCTCGAAGACTTCAAATACTCAGGGGAGGCCATGCTGGTGAG CGAGCAGAGGCTGCACGACGAGTTGCAGGGGCGCATCAAGGCTGGGGAGCAGCGGTGCGCTGACACACAGGATCGGCTGGAGCTCTCCATGCAGGCAATGCAAATGGCCAAAGAGGGCCTGGAACACCTGGCTGGCAAACTGAACCACATCCTAGTGGCAGGCCCCGCCCACGAGGAAGCCCTGCAAGACGTGAGAGGCGGTGCCAGCACGCAG GAGCTGGATCCCAAGGCAGGTGACTATCTGCCCAACCTACTGGGCCTCGTGGAGGAAAAACTGTTGAAGCTACAGGCGCAACTCCAGAACCACAACGTGCCAGAGATGCTGCGCCACATCGCCGACCGCGAG ttctACTCCACCCTAGAGGGAAAGCTGCCGAAGTACAACACCCGCATCGCCCTGCCTGTTGCCGGTCGCAAGGACAGGTTCTTCG ACGAAGAGGAGAGCGAGGACAAATACAGCAACGTGGTGACCCGTGCGGAGCTCAAGAGGCGCTCCCAGAAATTAATCGAATCCCGCAGCAAGAAGACCAGTCGCTCGCGGAGGTCCTAG